The following nucleotide sequence is from candidate division WOR-3 bacterium.
TAGAAGTCCACTTTCCGGCCGTCGAATCTGATTGACAACTCCGGGTAATAACTCAAGGCGAGTCTGAGGAAGCATTCAGACCGATTCTCTAGCTCGATTTCCACCGAGCTGTTGCTGATGCTGGTGTTGAGTACGTGGCAGTCCGGCTTCGGCCCGAGCGATTCGGCTTCATACCGCGCTGCTGCCGGAATGAAGCCCATTCGCCGCAACGACGTATCAATCAGCACGCTGTCTAGAAAAACCTGCCAGTCTTCGGCAATGCAGAAACTTCTTGCCTGGGCAAGTTGTTCGGCTGACATTGGCCTTACCACATTACTCGCCATGACCAGCCCGGCCCGGGTCGGACCGAACACGACCGGAGGTTCCTGCTGTGCGACAAGGAACCGGTCGTCCCAGGCGATGCCTTGCTTGGTTGCTAGGTAGATAAACTCTCCTGCGCTATCAGTGCTCATCAGTGCCGGCAGAGTAATCAGATGGCTCACGCCCATCAGCGCCAGTGCCTTGAATGTTCCCTCGGTCAGAGCCGCCCGCGTTGTATCGCCCAAGTCCGCAGCCACGTAGTTCGTCCAGGGATAGACGTACAGCATCGAGCGCGGCGCGAACTGGTGGTACGGCGGCCCGAGCGGACTGGCCAATCTGCCAAACAGATAGCCGGTCGCCGGATAGCGCAGCGTGCGCCGGACATCGTCAATGCGGTCCTCAGGTATGTTCACGTCAAGAACCTTGACCGTCGGCTGGCTTCGGAGTACGTCGTAGACATACTGTCTCGTACCGAGGAAGGTCCTGATACGCGCGTGCCGGACATTCAGCAGCGTCGGCACGCAGTCGGCAACAAGTGCCACGACAATGACCACTAGGCTGACGAACCGAACATGGTCTGTCTTTACCCGGCTTTCAAAACAGCCAAAGCCCAGGGCCACGAGAACTGCGGCGAAGAACATCCAGTACACGAGGAATCTTACTGGCGGCAATCCCGCGGTCAGCACTTGGCCGATCCGGCCGAGCCGGGGCACGACGAAGGTGAACCCGAGCGCAAGCGCCAGCCCGGCAACCGGGAAACCGGCTTCGCGCCGAATCGGCCGGTTGACCAAGAGCAGCACTACCGATGCCACGACCAGCAACACGACACTGATTCCGATGTATGCACCGTCGTATCCGCCAGGCTTGACCCCGGGCCAGAGCAGGGCTGCGAGTCTCGGCATTCCAACCGGTACGAACGACTGTGGGTATGCATGCGTGCCATACTCCAGCACCAATGGCACCAGGATGAAAGAACTTAGGCCGATACCGCAGGCGGCTGCGGCTCCAGCGCCAGCCAGAACTCGCCCGGCCTGACGGCCGCGGTATGCTACAAGCCACCAGACCAACGCCAGTACGAGAAAGCTCCAGATGAATACACCGTAAACAATATGCGCGAGCATTGCCAGCCCGAGGCACAGACCGAGGAGACCAGCGTCGGCAAGCCCGGCCCGCTCAACCAGTCGGTCCAACGCCAGGAAACACAAAGGCAAGAGTACGAATACAAGCGCCAGCGGGTAGTTCCCGGCTATTGAAACGAAGAACACGCGCCACGGAACAAGTACATAGACCAGAGTCCCGAGTGCGGCCGCGGCTTTCCGGCCGGTTTTTCTCCAGAGGTATAAGTACATTACCGCGGCCGAGCCTAGGTACAATCCGAACAGAAGCACTTTCAGTGCGAGTAACTGACCGCCGCCGGTCACGAACGCCAGTACTCCACCCAGGAATGCAAACAGTGGCCCGTAGAATCGCAGGTGCGGATAACCGGAGTAGAACATGAAAGACCAGAACGGCGAAGTGCCTTCCTTCAGCGACTCATAGACGATTCGCTGTCGGACAAGGTGGGGCCAGACATCAACGCTCGTTGGGTGTCCGGGTGCAATATAGGAGAACCCGGCTAGAGCAACAATCAGCAAGAGCACGGCCGCGGCAACAAGCAGTACCCACTTTGGAATTGCCCCTGCCGGCTGCTCCTTGCTTCGCACGCCGCAGGCTTCTGACACGCCGGAGTTGTTCACGATGAGTTTAGTTCTGGCCGTATTGGCCTTTCACTTTGCGCCGACCGCTGCCCTCTACACCGGGTAGCCCTACTCGTCGCGCGAACCGGCACTGTCATTCTGTCTCTTGCCTGCCGGCCTCAGTAGAATCACCGGCGTCATTGCGTCGCCCTGGCCCGCCGGGTTGTCACGCATCGCCTGCTGCACCAGCTCCGTGTCCAGCCTATCGGAAGCGCCGACCACGGTACAGCCGAATATATCGTTGGCATCCACGACCGCGGATTCGCAGCCGGTAATCTCCTTCATCTGCCGGGCCACCGCATCCGGGTCCAGGGGGCCCTTAATGACATACTCGTAGTACTCCTTCACACCTGAAGTGTGAGCCGCATCAATCATCGCCGCCTGCTTGCCCGCGACCCGATAGAAGTCACCGGACCGACCGCGCAGTTTGCCCCAGGCCCCGGCCAGAGCTGCCCGCACGATTCTCGGTGCGCCGACCTCATCAATCGCGCACTGCATTGACCACGGACTGCGCAGCCCGATGCCGTAGGGGACCTTCTTGACGAACCGCCACAGAACGCTCGCCCAGAACCCGGGTTTTATTTTTGTCACGGGTATCGCCCGACCCTGCATTATCGCCACCGGGCTTTCGGCAATTGTTACTATGTCCCCGGGCTGAACAATGGGCACAACGAAGCGACGCATCACTGCTACCAGGTTGTCTTTCTCCGTGAGCAGACCGGTTCTGACCCAGATGCGCCTCACCTGCTGACTGCCGACCTGCACGACCTCTGGTTTGACACTCACACCACGAATCTAGTCCACCGCACGGAAAAATCAAGACCGTGAGAGCAGTACCGACGGTCAGGGTTACCGAATCCACAGTCAACTTAGCTGCCGCCTTCCTCTAGCGCATTCCTTCTTACTTTCTACTTTGTCCTTTGTTCTTTTGGCCTATACTTGGGTCGTATGGACGAAACCAAGTCCAGCTCGGCAGCGCGGTTCACCCGCCGGGTTGGACTGTTCACGTTCGGGACCCTAGTCTCCCGACTGCTTGGCGTTGTGCGCGAGTCGGTATTTGCCTACCTTTTCGGGGCCGGACTCGTAACCGACGCCTTCAACGTAGCGTTTCGTATCCCCAATTTCTTCCGAGACCTGTTTGCCGAGAGTGCACTATCGGCCGCGTTCGTACCGACTGTCGTCCAGAGTATCAAGGAGGGTAACCGCGCCAAGACTTGGCGTTTTGCCGCGAACATGCTGAACGTGATGCTCCTTGCAATTGGGCTCCTTGTCGTGACGGGCATCGTATTCGCGCCGCAGGTCACAAGGCTGGTCGCAATGGGATTCACCAAGGATCCCGCCAAACTTCACCTGACCGTGGTTCTGACCCGTATCATGTTTCCGTTTCTGCTCTTCGTCGCGCTCGCAGCCTGGGCCATGGGCATCCTGAATGCGTGTGGCACTTTTTTTGTCCCGGCCGTTGCGCCCGGTGCGTTTAACGTCGTCTCTATTGTCGTACCACTTTTGACCTACGGCTGGCTCCGTTCCCGAGGCGTTGAGCCGATAACCGGCATGGCCGCGGGTGTCTCGGTCGGAGCGGTCGCGCAACTGCTTGTCCAATGGCCCCATCTGCACCGTTATGGCTTCCGGTATCGGCCAGTACTTGACCTCCGCGACCCAGAGCTGCACCGGGTGCTCCTGCGTTGGGTCCCGATGGTACTCGGACTGGCAACCTGGCAGATAAACTTCCTTGTGAATACCTTTCTTCTCACATTCCTGAGTGAAGGCTCGATCACCTGGATTAGCTACGCGTATCGGATTCAGCAACTGCCGGCCGGGCTGTTCGGCGCAGCCATCGGCTCGGTTGCGCTGGCCGAGTATTCGCACCAGACCGCGGGTGGCAAGGCGACAGCAATCCGGGAACGATTCCACCACGCTATGGGCCTAGTCTCAGCCTTGACCCTGCCGGCGGCCGCGCTGCTCTTTGTCTTGGCCGTGCCCGTGGTCAGGCTTGTTTACCAGCACGGCCGGTTCACTCCCCAGGACACGGCATTCACTGCTCAAGCACTGGCGCTATACTGCCTCGGAATATGGCCCGCGGCCGCAACCCGCAACTGCGCGGCCGGTTTCTACTCGCTCGGCGATACCCGAACTCCGGCGCTCATTGCGGTCGGCGTTGTTGCGCTCAATATAGCGATGAACCTAATGCTTATGCGCGCAATCGGTTTTCGCTCGTTCGCCCTTGCCAGCTCGGTTGCACAGCTTGCGAACTTCACCCTGCTGTTTTTGCTTCTGAGACGCCGGGCCGAGGGGCTATCTGTCCGGTTTAGCACAGCCTTCAGGATTCTGGTTGCCTCGGTCGGTGCCGGCATTCTAACCTACGCTCTATCTTGGCTCTACGAGCATCTACTACCAGTAACCAATGTCTGGCTCCGGGCAGGCCAGATTGTTCTTACCGGATGCATAGGACTTGCAGCCTTTTTCTTGCTTGCCCGCCTCATTGGTGCAAGAGAAGTAAGTTCCGCTTTTTCATTAACTTTCAGGCGACAGCCAAAATCTACCCCGTTGCAGATTGACAACGCCGGCTCCTTGAACGATGATAATGCGTCTAATAGATAGACTATGGCTGTCAAACAAACAAGTGAGGTGCCCAAGAACATACCCGTGCTGATGGCCGGCTGGCCGGGCATGGGCAATGTCGGTATCGGTGCGGCCGACTATCTGCGTCGCAAACTAGGCGGGAAAGTTTGCGCCAAGATTGATGTCTCCCGTTACTGCTTCCCTGAGTCTATTGAGGTGGACTCAGGCATCGGCCGGATCCCTGACCTGCCAGCCCATGACATCTACCTTATATCCGACCCGCCGTTCTTTGTGTTCGAAGGTGAGGTTCAGGTCGGTGGTGAAGCCGGCTTGTCAATTGCTCAGGAGCTTCTCGACTTCGCGGTCGAGCATGGTGTCAAGACCGTCTATACCGGCGCGGCTTTCGCATCACCGGTCAGTGCACTCGACCCGGCCCGGGTATTCGGCGTAGCCACCGACGAGCGGCTCAAACAGACGTTCCCGGCGCTGGGTGTCGAGCCGCTGGCTGAAGGTCGGATTTCAGGCCTGAACGGCCTGTTACTTGGACTGGCTGGCTCCCGTGGACTTCCGGCCGCGTGTTTTCTTGCCACGATGCCCCACTACGCGATTCAAACCCCAAATCCAAAAGCATCAAAAGCGGTTGTTCAGGTGCTCGAACGTATCCTCAACACCTCAGTGGACATGACCGAGATTGATGCGGCGATTGCCGAGTCGGACCGGGTCCTGGGCGAATTCGAGTCCCGGGTCAATGAGGCGATTCAGGCACTCAAGCAGCAGGCTGAGCGCAGTGCGTCCGACGAGGAGGAAGAGCACCAGCCCGAGCCGCACGAAGTTATGGACCGTGTTGAACGACTGTTTGAGCAGGTTCAGCGTGACCGCTCCAAGGCCGGAATCCTCAAGGCCGAGCTTGACCGCTGGGGCCTCTTCCATCTATACGAGGACCGTTTCCTCGACCTGTTCGACAAGAAACGCAGGAAAAGCTAGTACAGGCGCAGCCGGCTGAATGCTCGTTGCAGCCGGGCGATTTCGCGGTGATGGGTCATGTCCAAGTGCAGTGGCGTGACTGAGATGTAGCCCGAATACACCGCCTCGAAATCCGAGCCCCGGGTCTCGGCAAAGGACATCTCGCCGTCAATCATGTACGAAACCCCACCGTCCGGCAACGAACCTTTTATCGCCATGTCCCGGTAGATCCTGTGCCCAAGCCGAGTTACCTTCACGCCCCTCACCTCACCGGCCGGTATGTTGACGTTGAGCAGGACCTTTTTCGGCAGCACACCGTCCAGCAGCAGTGGCACCAGCTCGCGCAGGAACCGCTTGGCAGTCTCACGGTTCTGACCGGCCTCAAGGTAGGAAACCGCAACCGCGGGCATCCCGAGCATCGCG
It contains:
- a CDS encoding 6-pyruvoyl-tetrahydropterin synthase-related protein, encoding MNNSGVSEACGVRSKEQPAGAIPKWVLLVAAAVLLLIVALAGFSYIAPGHPTSVDVWPHLVRQRIVYESLKEGTSPFWSFMFYSGYPHLRFYGPLFAFLGGVLAFVTGGGQLLALKVLLFGLYLGSAAVMYLYLWRKTGRKAAAALGTLVYVLVPWRVFFVSIAGNYPLALVFVLLPLCFLALDRLVERAGLADAGLLGLCLGLAMLAHIVYGVFIWSFLVLALVWWLVAYRGRQAGRVLAGAGAAAACGIGLSSFILVPLVLEYGTHAYPQSFVPVGMPRLAALLWPGVKPGGYDGAYIGISVVLLVVASVVLLLVNRPIRREAGFPVAGLALALGFTFVVPRLGRIGQVLTAGLPPVRFLVYWMFFAAVLVALGFGCFESRVKTDHVRFVSLVVIVVALVADCVPTLLNVRHARIRTFLGTRQYVYDVLRSQPTVKVLDVNIPEDRIDDVRRTLRYPATGYLFGRLASPLGPPYHQFAPRSMLYVYPWTNYVAADLGDTTRAALTEGTFKALALMGVSHLITLPALMSTDSAGEFIYLATKQGIAWDDRFLVAQQEPPVVFGPTRAGLVMASNVVRPMSAEQLAQARSFCIAEDWQVFLDSVLIDTSLRRMGFIPAAARYEAESLGPKPDCHVLNTSISNSSVEIELENRSECFLRLALSYYPELSIRFDGRKVDFYETKDHFIWLRCPEGRHRLVVTAPLGRLRSILLAVSILSLAACVLLLAVRTGGFVHRERRRMGTE
- a CDS encoding coenzyme F420-0:L-glutamate ligase, with product MSVKPEVVQVGSQQVRRIWVRTGLLTEKDNLVAVMRRFVVPIVQPGDIVTIAESPVAIMQGRAIPVTKIKPGFWASVLWRFVKKVPYGIGLRSPWSMQCAIDEVGAPRIVRAALAGAWGKLRGRSGDFYRVAGKQAAMIDAAHTSGVKEYYEYVIKGPLDPDAVARQMKEITGCESAVVDANDIFGCTVVGASDRLDTELVQQAMRDNPAGQGDAMTPVILLRPAGKRQNDSAGSRDE
- the murJ gene encoding murein biosynthesis integral membrane protein MurJ — protein: MDETKSSSAARFTRRVGLFTFGTLVSRLLGVVRESVFAYLFGAGLVTDAFNVAFRIPNFFRDLFAESALSAAFVPTVVQSIKEGNRAKTWRFAANMLNVMLLAIGLLVVTGIVFAPQVTRLVAMGFTKDPAKLHLTVVLTRIMFPFLLFVALAAWAMGILNACGTFFVPAVAPGAFNVVSIVVPLLTYGWLRSRGVEPITGMAAGVSVGAVAQLLVQWPHLHRYGFRYRPVLDLRDPELHRVLLRWVPMVLGLATWQINFLVNTFLLTFLSEGSITWISYAYRIQQLPAGLFGAAIGSVALAEYSHQTAGGKATAIRERFHHAMGLVSALTLPAAALLFVLAVPVVRLVYQHGRFTPQDTAFTAQALALYCLGIWPAAATRNCAAGFYSLGDTRTPALIAVGVVALNIAMNLMLMRAIGFRSFALASSVAQLANFTLLFLLLRRRAEGLSVRFSTAFRILVASVGAGILTYALSWLYEHLLPVTNVWLRAGQIVLTGCIGLAAFFLLARLIGAREVSSAFSLTFRRQPKSTPLQIDNAGSLNDDNASNR
- a CDS encoding PAC2 family protein; amino-acid sequence: MAVKQTSEVPKNIPVLMAGWPGMGNVGIGAADYLRRKLGGKVCAKIDVSRYCFPESIEVDSGIGRIPDLPAHDIYLISDPPFFVFEGEVQVGGEAGLSIAQELLDFAVEHGVKTVYTGAAFASPVSALDPARVFGVATDERLKQTFPALGVEPLAEGRISGLNGLLLGLAGSRGLPAACFLATMPHYAIQTPNPKASKAVVQVLERILNTSVDMTEIDAAIAESDRVLGEFESRVNEAIQALKQQAERSASDEEEEHQPEPHEVMDRVERLFEQVQRDRSKAGILKAELDRWGLFHLYEDRFLDLFDKKRRKS
- the surE gene encoding 5'/3'-nucleotidase SurE, which encodes MTVRAKRPLILLSNDDGIEAQGLKDLYNGLKGMGRVYVVAPAVNQSAASHSFSLRKPIRVWRLRPRWFAVHGTPTDCLLISHHGILKRSISLVFSGINDSPNLGDDVLYSGTVAAAIEGAMLGMPAVAVSYLEAGQNRETAKRFLRELVPLLLDGVLPKKVLLNVNIPAGEVRGVKVTRLGHRIYRDMAIKGSLPDGGVSYMIDGEMSFAETRGSDFEAVYSGYISVTPLHLDMTHHREIARLQRAFSRLRLY